GTGTATTTTTTTCATCGGCAACACGTGTGACTACAAAGCCTGCCGTGATGGTCATGATGAGGGCTGGAATTTGTGTGACTAAACCATCACCAATGGTGAGTATGGTATACAAGCTCAAAGCCTTACTTAAGCTTAATCCATTTGATAAAACGCCTACGGCAAAGCCGCCCAGTATGTTGACAAACACAATAAGAATACCGGCAATAGCATCGCCTTTTACAAATTTCATGGCGCCGTCCATAGAGCCGTAAAGTTTAGATTCGCGGTGTAAATTATCACGCGCTGTTTTTGCTTCTTCGCTTGTAAGAAGGCCGGCTCGTAAATCGGCATCAATGCTCATCTGCTTGCCGGGTAGGGCATCTAAGGTAAATCGGGCGGCTACTTCCGAAACGCGTTCGGCGCCTTTGGCTATCACAATAAATTGAATGATGGTGAGAACTACAAAAATTACAAAACCTACAGCTAAATTGCCGCCTGTTACCATTTCGCCAAAAGTGTGAATAATATGTCCGGCTTCACCAGTAGTAAGGATGAGACGTGTGGACGATACATTAAGTGCCATTCTAAAAAGAGTGGCAACCAAAAGAAGCGAAGGAAAAGTGGAGAGCTTCATTGGATTTCCCACCGATAAAGCTACAAATAATAATGTTAAGGTTGCCATAATGTTAATAGCCAACAAAACATCGAGCATCCATGAATGAAGAGGATAGATGAGCATCACAACCACAAACGAGAGCCCGCCAATTAAAAAAAGATGCGTAAAGCTTGAAAACCGGCTGATAATACCTTGGCGTATCAGGGTTGATTTTTCGGTCAGTGACATCATGATACCTTGTTAAAGCAAGGGGAGTGCCAACAGAAGAGGTGGATGGTGGATAGTGGATGGTGGATAGAAAAAGATGAAAAAACAAGAGCTTATGATTTTATGACTTATTGTGAAGAGTGGAGAAAATAAGGAAAGAGTCCGATGATGAGACTGGAGAGTCCGATTTTGAGACTATGGATGAGACTCTACTTGTGGCGTTTGATGATTTGGCCCGAACTTAAATAGCCCCACAACATTCCCATTGCTAGACCAACACCATGCACTGTATTGGCTACAGGCCCTAAAAGACCTGTAAGGCAAACAAAAAACCAAACAATCATCATCACCACAACCTGTTTATTTAAAATAATATGATAGTAGGGGTCGCATTTACCGCGAATCCATAAAAAGCCCAATAAACCATAGACCACACCCGACATCCCCCCAAAGGAGGGACCACTCACTAAAAACTGGGCCAGGTTAGAAGCGCCGGCAATCACCAGCATCAGAATAATATAATAGAGAGAGCCATGATGCTTTTCAATAATACTGCCCAAATCTTTAAGCCACATCATGTTAAATACCAGGTGTAAAATGCCAAAATGTAAAAAAATGGGTGTAAAGAGGCGATAAAAATCAAAACCAAGGTATTGAGATAGCTGTGTGGAGTAACTAATATAGCGACCGGCCTTTTCAAAATTGGTGATGTATAAAAAAGAAACCGGATCGGTATTACGCCCTAATTGACTGACCAGAGCTACTAAAACAGAAATACCTATAAAAGTTATAGTGATAGGCCCCCATGAACGGTTAGAAACAGCAAGAGAACGGCGTAAATCTTTTACTTCTTTTTCGTATTGGCGTTGCTCTTTAGCTTGAGTTTTTTCAAGGGCTCGTGCTGCACCCTTGCTCTTTAAATATTTTTCATCAAAGGGATTAAAAATATACTG
This is a stretch of genomic DNA from bacterium. It encodes these proteins:
- a CDS encoding rhomboid family intramembrane serine protease, which produces MRKIGSVRSLEMAHTFSDYLASLDIENQVRTEESFFEIWVLNDSQLDLATSELNQYIFNPFDEKYLKSKGAARALEKTQAKEQRQYEKEVKDLRRSLAVSNRSWGPITITFIGISVLVALVSQLGRNTDPVSFLYITNFEKAGRYISYSTQLSQYLGFDFYRLFTPIFLHFGILHLVFNMMWLKDLGSIIEKHHGSLYYIILMLVIAGASNLAQFLVSGPSFGGMSGVVYGLLGFLWIRGKCDPYYHIILNKQVVVMMIVWFFVCLTGLLGPVANTVHGVGLAMGMLWGYLSSGQIIKRHK